The following are from one region of the Paramagnetospirillum magnetotacticum MS-1 genome:
- the ribA gene encoding GTP cyclohydrolase II: MTRSLDTTPKPEALATPSLVAVDRAIAELRRGGLVLVGHAEGAALMMAAEAVSDESLAQLAAAAGSPTLLALTGRRAGVLGLGDTESGVFRVSSGHGFDGETIAWLADPGARSLPMPVFSGLDARRAGGLDEACVALAKLARLLPAAVLALVVSAAPEAVRVEAAQITGYQENAARSLRQVSAARVPLENAENARIVAFRPSDGGIEHLAIVIGDPDPDQPVLARLHSECFTGDLLGSLRCDCGDQLRGAIAEIAQTGSGVLLYLAQEGRGIGLVNKLRAYELQDSGFDTLDANLQLGFDDDERIYLPAAQMLRLLGISRVRLLTNNPLKVDALARHGIEVTERVPHVFPSNDHNQGYLRTKATRSGHLF; encoded by the coding sequence ATGACCCGAAGTCTCGATACCACGCCCAAGCCGGAAGCCTTGGCCACCCCGTCCCTCGTCGCCGTCGATCGCGCCATCGCGGAACTGCGCCGTGGCGGGCTGGTGCTGGTCGGGCATGCCGAGGGTGCGGCGCTGATGATGGCGGCCGAGGCGGTGTCCGATGAAAGCCTGGCTCAATTGGCGGCGGCGGCGGGATCGCCGACCCTGTTGGCGCTTACCGGGCGGCGCGCCGGTGTGCTGGGCCTGGGCGACACCGAAAGCGGGGTGTTCCGGGTGAGTTCCGGGCATGGTTTTGACGGCGAAACAATCGCATGGCTGGCCGATCCCGGTGCCCGCTCTCTGCCCATGCCGGTGTTTTCCGGCCTGGATGCCCGCCGCGCTGGCGGTCTGGACGAAGCCTGTGTCGCCCTGGCCAAGCTGGCCCGTCTGCTGCCCGCGGCGGTGCTGGCCCTGGTCGTGTCGGCCGCTCCTGAAGCGGTGCGGGTGGAGGCCGCCCAGATCACCGGCTATCAGGAAAACGCCGCCCGTTCCCTGCGCCAGGTCAGCGCCGCCCGCGTGCCGTTGGAGAATGCCGAGAACGCCCGCATCGTGGCCTTCCGGCCCTCAGATGGCGGAATCGAGCATCTGGCCATCGTCATCGGCGACCCCGATCCTGACCAGCCGGTCCTGGCCCGTCTGCATTCCGAGTGTTTTACCGGCGATCTGCTGGGCAGTCTTCGTTGCGATTGCGGCGACCAGTTGCGGGGCGCCATCGCCGAGATCGCCCAGACCGGCAGCGGCGTCCTGCTCTATCTCGCCCAGGAGGGGCGTGGCATCGGCCTGGTCAACAAACTGCGGGCCTATGAGCTGCAAGATTCCGGCTTCGACACCCTGGACGCCAATCTCCAGCTGGGATTCGACGATGACGAGCGCATCTATCTGCCTGCCGCCCAGATGCTGCGGCTATTGGGCATCAGCCGGGTCCGGCTGCTGACCAACAATCCGCTCAAGGTCGATGCCCTGGCGCGTCACGGGATCGAAGTGACCGAGCGCGTGCCGCACGTCTTTCCCTCCAATGACCACAATCAGGGTTATCTGCGCACCAAAGCGACACGAAGCGGCCATCTGTTCTAA
- a CDS encoding YggS family pyridoxal phosphate-dependent enzyme: MSAIAAGLSAILARIRAASPERSVTLVAVSKTHSAEAVAQALAAGQRVFGENRVQEAKAKFPDLRGGYPDLELHLIGPLQTNKVRDAIALFDVIETVDRPKLARALADEMERTGRRPRILIQVNTGREAQKAGVDPDQLDAMVAICRNEYKLPLAGLMCIPPAEDDPAPHFRLLADMARRHGLDVISMGMSGDFETAITEGATHVRVGSAIFGHRV, translated from the coding sequence TTGTCCGCCATCGCCGCAGGCCTTAGCGCCATTCTCGCCCGCATTCGCGCCGCATCACCGGAGCGATCCGTCACCCTGGTGGCGGTCAGTAAGACCCACTCCGCCGAAGCCGTGGCCCAAGCCCTGGCCGCCGGACAGCGGGTGTTCGGCGAGAACCGGGTGCAGGAGGCCAAGGCCAAGTTCCCCGATTTACGGGGCGGCTATCCTGACTTGGAGCTTCACCTGATCGGTCCATTGCAGACCAACAAGGTGCGGGACGCGATCGCCCTGTTCGACGTCATCGAAACCGTCGACCGCCCCAAACTGGCCCGCGCCCTGGCCGATGAAATGGAACGCACGGGACGGCGTCCCCGCATTCTGATCCAGGTCAATACCGGCCGCGAAGCTCAAAAGGCCGGTGTGGACCCCGACCAGTTGGACGCCATGGTCGCCATCTGCCGCAATGAGTACAAGCTGCCCCTGGCCGGTTTGATGTGCATTCCCCCGGCCGAGGACGACCCCGCGCCCCATTTCCGCCTGCTGGCCGACATGGCGCGGCGTCATGGCCTGGACGTGATCAGCATGGGAATGAGCGGCGATTTCGAGACGGCCATCACCGAGGGCGCCACCCATGTGCGGGTGGGATCGGCCATTTTCGGCCATCGTGTCTAA
- a CDS encoding tetratricopeptide repeat protein, whose translation MMTQPSFEQAVQFMSQGRPADAAGTAEALLSTQPGNARLWHLLGCARLQLGQVDEAIRTIRHSVSLDASNPATHANLARALLAKNSAAERKDAEASIRCAIAAGPNDLSFRLTLAEILQADRRYPEAVAELRQALALAPAHPDIAATLASALHLAGEADQALSLCDQVLAANPGHVGAWINRGNANLLKGDVAAARAALDQAVALAPDNKLARFNRGFAALRAEDFAIGWADYEARHDRSFATLPERLEGTTILVDQDQYAGDTFQYIRFVLPLLERGARIILSLPARLNAMLRVCFVSHPRLAYHALGTPEPAHDHKVGIASLPLLLWPTEPFGAGRVPYLRAPEAAVEDWRGRIRRPGRLAVAINWQGNPGYDLDHFRSVPIAHLAPLAELADRVDFFSVHGGDERVEEAPFPLNPLPKDCDAGGAFLGTAALMKACDLVISSDTSTAHLAGALGCPLWLMASAYPEWRWLDRREDSPWYPTARLFRQPAVGDWRPVAAAIVKAIGQL comes from the coding sequence ATGATGACTCAGCCCAGTTTCGAACAGGCCGTGCAGTTCATGAGCCAAGGCCGCCCGGCCGACGCCGCCGGGACCGCCGAAGCACTGCTGTCCACCCAGCCGGGAAATGCCCGCCTTTGGCATCTGCTGGGCTGCGCCCGTCTTCAGCTGGGCCAGGTGGATGAGGCCATTCGGACGATCCGTCACTCGGTCTCCCTCGACGCCTCCAATCCCGCCACCCATGCCAATCTTGCCCGTGCGCTGCTGGCCAAGAACAGTGCCGCCGAACGAAAGGACGCGGAAGCATCCATCCGCTGCGCCATCGCCGCCGGACCAAATGATCTGTCCTTCCGCCTGACCCTGGCCGAGATTCTTCAGGCTGACCGACGTTACCCCGAGGCGGTTGCCGAATTGCGCCAGGCTTTGGCCCTTGCTCCCGCCCATCCCGACATCGCCGCCACCCTGGCCTCAGCCCTGCATCTGGCGGGCGAAGCCGACCAGGCCCTGTCCCTGTGCGATCAGGTTCTGGCCGCCAATCCCGGCCATGTGGGCGCCTGGATCAACCGGGGCAACGCCAATTTGCTGAAAGGCGACGTCGCCGCCGCCCGTGCCGCCCTCGATCAGGCGGTGGCGCTGGCCCCCGACAACAAGCTGGCCCGCTTCAATCGTGGTTTCGCCGCCCTGCGGGCCGAGGATTTCGCCATCGGCTGGGCCGATTACGAGGCCCGTCACGACAGGAGCTTCGCCACCCTGCCCGAGCGTCTGGAAGGGACCACCATCCTGGTCGACCAGGATCAATACGCAGGCGATACGTTCCAATATATTCGCTTCGTTCTGCCCCTTCTGGAGCGTGGCGCCCGTATCATCCTTTCGCTGCCCGCCCGTCTGAACGCCATGCTGCGTGTGTGCTTCGTCTCCCATCCGCGGCTTGCGTACCACGCCCTGGGCACGCCCGAACCCGCCCATGACCATAAGGTGGGCATCGCCAGCCTGCCCCTGCTGCTCTGGCCCACCGAACCCTTCGGCGCCGGGCGCGTTCCCTATCTTCGAGCGCCAGAGGCCGCAGTGGAGGATTGGCGCGGCCGGATCCGCCGCCCCGGCAGGCTGGCGGTGGCCATCAACTGGCAGGGCAATCCGGGTTATGATCTGGATCATTTCCGCTCGGTGCCCATCGCCCATCTGGCACCCCTGGCCGAACTGGCCGATCGGGTGGATTTCTTCAGCGTCCACGGCGGCGACGAACGGGTGGAAGAAGCCCCCTTCCCCCTCAATCCCTTGCCCAAGGATTGCGATGCGGGCGGCGCATTTCTCGGCACGGCCGCCCTGATGAAGGCCTGCGATCTGGTGATTTCGTCGGACACCTCCACCGCCCATCTGGCAGGCGCCTTGGGCTGCCCCCTCTGGCTGATGGCCTCGGCCTATCCCGAATGGCGCTGGCTGGACCGGCGCGAGGATTCGCCCTGGTACCCGACGGCACGCCTGTTCCGCCAGCCCGCCGTGGGCGATTGGCGCCCGGTGGCGGCGGCGATCGTCAAGGCTATAGGTCAGTTGTGA
- a CDS encoding porin, whose translation MKKILMTSTALVAAGMLSAGAASAAEKIKINVGGFSKWWVVGAWQDKGFQNGTTGTIGASANGASAAGSQRQNVDVKGFNQLEFSGSTALDNGLKVGVMFTVMAGGHSDSVTDVIDNSFAWVEGGFGKVLAGIHNNGTALLHVQAPDAANNFGSGGVMLGNWAITKPAGVMGMNQRVGYTVSANSTQALADDKAEKLTYVAPSFYGLTLGASYIPNVVRTGAGVGATSLGAHSRANGTDRLGAWGGGALYANTFGPVGVKASAGYVWVDLTATGGAEKALTQQTYGAQLSYAGFTLGGSVQRASDDRKQGGVTSAVLSGTSQAGTYGGKGGSGGDLDFGGIAYDVGLQYASGPYAVSLAYFKSSVVGLSNTTLRNGKDDTIEAYQVSGKYNLGPGVDVLASVGWIEYKDQRDGLAGLTANQNSMYSNSGWTAMTGLSLTF comes from the coding sequence ATGAAGAAGATTCTTATGACCAGCACCGCGCTGGTCGCCGCCGGCATGCTGAGCGCCGGCGCCGCCTCCGCTGCTGAGAAGATCAAGATCAATGTCGGCGGCTTCTCCAAGTGGTGGGTCGTCGGTGCCTGGCAGGACAAGGGCTTCCAGAACGGCACCACCGGCACCATCGGCGCCTCCGCCAACGGCGCGAGCGCTGCCGGTTCCCAGCGTCAGAACGTCGACGTCAAGGGCTTCAACCAGCTCGAATTCTCTGGTTCGACCGCTCTGGACAACGGCCTGAAGGTCGGCGTCATGTTCACCGTCATGGCCGGTGGTCACTCCGACAGCGTCACCGACGTCATCGACAACAGCTTCGCCTGGGTCGAGGGTGGTTTCGGTAAGGTTCTGGCCGGTATCCACAACAACGGCACCGCCCTGCTGCATGTGCAGGCTCCCGATGCCGCCAACAACTTCGGTTCCGGCGGCGTGATGCTGGGCAACTGGGCCATCACCAAGCCGGCTGGCGTGATGGGCATGAACCAGCGCGTTGGTTACACCGTTTCGGCCAACTCCACTCAGGCTCTGGCCGACGACAAGGCTGAGAAGCTGACCTACGTTGCTCCGTCCTTCTACGGTTTGACCCTCGGCGCTTCGTACATCCCGAACGTCGTTCGTACCGGTGCCGGCGTCGGCGCCACCAGCCTCGGCGCTCACAGCCGTGCCAACGGTACCGATCGTCTCGGCGCTTGGGGCGGTGGTGCTCTGTACGCCAACACCTTCGGCCCGGTGGGCGTGAAGGCTTCGGCCGGCTATGTGTGGGTCGACCTGACCGCCACTGGCGGCGCCGAGAAGGCCCTGACCCAGCAGACCTACGGCGCTCAGCTGTCCTATGCTGGCTTCACCCTGGGTGGTTCGGTGCAGCGCGCCTCTGACGACCGCAAGCAGGGCGGCGTGACCAGCGCCGTGCTGTCCGGCACCTCGCAGGCCGGCACCTACGGCGGCAAGGGCGGTTCGGGCGGCGACCTCGACTTCGGCGGTATCGCCTATGACGTGGGTCTGCAGTACGCTTCCGGCCCGTATGCCGTGTCGCTGGCTTACTTCAAGTCGTCGGTCGTTGGTCTGTCCAACACCACCCTGCGTAACGGCAAGGACGACACCATCGAGGCCTACCAGGTTTCGGGCAAGTACAACCTCGGCCCGGGCGTGGACGTTCTGGCTTCGGTTGGCTGGATCGAGTACAAGGACCAGCGCGATGGTCTGGCTGGCCTGACCGCCAACCAGAACAGCATGTACTCCAACTCCGGTTGGACTGCCATGACCGGTCTGTCGCTGACCTTCTAA
- a CDS encoding LolA family protein, translated as MGGFRFSVAAVLCSLLLTTAQAAQPARLPLSAQDKADIERAEDYLNGVTTLKARFLQVSPNGASVEGDAYLSRPGKLRLQYDPPSPLLVVADGSFLIVHDQQLGEPSYIPLGSTPAGILVRPNVRLNGGDVAVTRVVRLPGVVRISVVEAEDPASGEITLVFSDKPFALRQWQVKDAQHQVTTVSLYQAQSGLTLDAKLFEFKNPKFTAPTLNTGN; from the coding sequence ATGGGTGGATTTAGATTCAGCGTGGCTGCGGTGTTGTGCAGCCTTCTTCTGACCACGGCCCAGGCCGCCCAACCGGCGCGCCTGCCCCTGTCCGCCCAGGACAAGGCCGATATCGAGCGGGCCGAGGACTATCTCAACGGCGTCACCACCTTGAAGGCCCGCTTTCTTCAGGTCTCGCCCAACGGCGCCTCGGTGGAGGGCGATGCCTATCTGTCGCGGCCGGGCAAGTTGCGGCTGCAATATGATCCGCCCAGCCCGCTGCTGGTGGTGGCCGATGGCAGCTTTCTCATCGTCCATGACCAGCAATTGGGCGAGCCCAGCTATATCCCGCTGGGCTCCACCCCGGCTGGTATCCTGGTGCGGCCCAATGTCCGGCTGAACGGTGGCGACGTGGCGGTGACCCGGGTGGTCCGCCTGCCCGGCGTGGTGCGCATCTCGGTGGTGGAAGCCGAAGACCCGGCCTCGGGTGAGATCACCCTGGTCTTCTCCGACAAGCCCTTCGCGCTGCGCCAGTGGCAGGTCAAGGATGCCCAGCATCAGGTGACCACGGTTTCGCTTTATCAGGCGCAAAGCGGCCTGACCCTGGATGCCAAGCTGTTCGAGTTCAAGAATCCCAAGTTCACCGCGCCGACTCTCAATACCGGCAACTGA
- a CDS encoding exodeoxyribonuclease III → MRLVTWNINSIRLRIDLLSQVASVMNPDIICLQEIKVDDPLFPLDQCREMGFGHIAFHGMKGYNGVAILSRLPIAEWRPMSRCGRDDRRHLMARLENGVQIHCLYIPAGGDIPDPETNDKFAHKLDFVREITAWAAAEIRPEDKVILAGDFNIAPLENDVWSHKQMLKVISHTPAEVDLLNAFLASVPFVDAMRHFVPPEDKLYTWWSYRSPDWQKNDRGRRLDHVWVTPALAPSLRGMLVAREARAWTQPSDHVPVMVDFDL, encoded by the coding sequence TTGCGCCTCGTCACCTGGAACATCAATTCAATCCGCCTTCGCATCGATCTCCTGAGCCAGGTGGCGTCGGTGATGAATCCCGATATCATCTGCTTGCAGGAGATCAAGGTCGACGACCCCTTATTCCCCTTGGACCAATGCCGGGAGATGGGGTTCGGGCACATCGCCTTCCACGGTATGAAGGGCTATAACGGCGTGGCCATCCTGTCGCGCCTGCCCATCGCCGAGTGGCGGCCAATGTCGCGCTGCGGCCGCGACGACCGCCGCCATTTGATGGCGCGCCTGGAAAACGGTGTGCAAATCCATTGCCTCTATATCCCGGCTGGCGGCGACATCCCCGATCCCGAGACCAATGACAAATTTGCGCACAAGCTGGACTTCGTGCGCGAAATCACCGCCTGGGCCGCCGCCGAAATCAGGCCCGAGGACAAGGTGATCCTGGCTGGCGACTTCAACATCGCACCGCTGGAGAACGATGTCTGGTCGCACAAGCAGATGCTGAAGGTGATCAGCCATACGCCAGCCGAGGTGGATCTGCTCAACGCCTTCCTGGCTTCGGTGCCCTTCGTCGATGCCATGCGCCATTTCGTGCCGCCCGAGGACAAGCTGTACACCTGGTGGAGCTACCGCTCTCCCGACTGGCAGAAGAACGACCGGGGCCGCCGCCTCGACCATGTCTGGGTCACTCCCGCCCTGGCGCCCAGTCTGCGCGGCATGCTGGTGGCGCGCGAGGCCCGCGCCTGGACCCAGCCCTCCGATCATGTGCCGGTGATGGTGGATTTCGATCTGTAG
- a CDS encoding thiamine phosphate synthase, translated as MTLANRRVRLNKPPRAAQPWLVLVSDEARLPDPREAMGRLPPGAGVILRHYGSEKRQPLAKAVAALARQRRLVLLVAGDWRLAAELGADGLHLPEGMARHGLLAGALGWVWRRKRLLLVACHGTMALGRAQDLGAHGALLSPVFPTASHPGAATIGPVRFRLWARRSRVPVIALGGMTRHRLRHLPGAAGMAAIGSLMP; from the coding sequence ATGACCCTAGCAAACCGCCGCGTTCGACTCAACAAACCGCCCCGAGCGGCGCAGCCCTGGCTGGTGCTGGTCAGCGACGAGGCGCGCCTGCCCGATCCGCGGGAGGCCATGGGCCGACTGCCGCCGGGTGCAGGGGTCATCCTGCGTCATTACGGGTCCGAGAAGCGTCAGCCCCTGGCCAAGGCGGTGGCCGCGCTGGCGCGGCAGCGCCGTCTCGTCCTGCTGGTGGCGGGGGATTGGCGTCTGGCGGCGGAGTTGGGGGCTGACGGCCTGCATCTTCCCGAGGGAATGGCCCGGCACGGGCTGTTGGCCGGAGCCTTGGGCTGGGTCTGGCGGCGCAAACGGCTGTTGCTGGTGGCCTGTCACGGCACCATGGCCTTGGGACGGGCACAAGATCTCGGCGCCCATGGGGCCTTGCTGTCGCCGGTTTTTCCCACCGCCAGCCATCCGGGGGCCGCGACCATCGGACCTGTGCGTTTTCGGCTGTGGGCCAGGCGGTCCCGAGTGCCGGTCATTGCTTTGGGCGGCATGACGCGGCATCGCCTGCGCCATCTGCCGGGCGCGGCGGGGATGGCGGCGATCGGGTCTCTGATGCCATAA
- a CDS encoding response regulator transcription factor → MNAPPRILLAIADAPLRRSVADHLRGTANWTVTEAADLAEARKSAPGQDLAVVDESLDGPALCLNLRADGIVLPMLLLGPLTLPRCCGVEGVVTKPLRLPALASRIQEILARAAQGVRIGRWRFDETRSVLDGEGGALLRLTAKESAILSRLHGATGQVVARETLLDEVWGYGAGIDTHTLETHIYKLRRKLGAGVLLSESGGYRLSSG, encoded by the coding sequence ATGAACGCACCGCCCCGCATTCTCCTCGCCATTGCCGATGCTCCCCTGCGCCGGAGCGTCGCCGATCATCTGCGCGGTACCGCCAATTGGACGGTGACCGAGGCCGCCGATCTGGCGGAGGCGAGGAAAAGCGCACCCGGCCAGGATCTGGCGGTCGTGGATGAATCCCTGGACGGCCCCGCCCTGTGCCTCAACCTGCGCGCTGATGGAATCGTCCTGCCCATGCTTCTGCTGGGTCCGCTGACCCTTCCGCGCTGCTGCGGCGTGGAAGGGGTGGTAACCAAGCCGCTGCGGCTGCCCGCCCTGGCATCGCGCATTCAAGAGATCCTCGCCCGCGCCGCCCAAGGCGTCAGGATCGGCCGCTGGCGTTTCGATGAAACGCGCTCGGTCCTCGATGGCGAGGGGGGGGCCCTGCTCCGCCTGACCGCCAAGGAATCAGCCATTCTATCGCGTCTTCACGGCGCCACCGGGCAGGTGGTGGCGCGCGAGACCTTGCTGGACGAAGTATGGGGCTATGGCGCGGGCATCGATACCCACACCCTGGAAACCCATATCTACAAGCTGCGGCGCAAACTGGGGGCCGGTGTGCTGCTCAGCGAGAGCGGCGGCTACCGGCTGTCATCGGGATAA